One Lentimicrobiaceae bacterium genomic window carries:
- a CDS encoding efflux RND transporter periplasmic adaptor subunit has translation MKFNLLTVFAFILIAVTSCTTKGGDTTEKKQKPPVAVDVLIAEEGEFDSDIEVNGTVLSEEMVELHPEVSGRLTFLNIPDGVFVKEGTVLAKINDADLQAQLQQQKVQLQLAEKTEERLRQLLSAKGVDQATYDAALSQVNLINANINVLRAQIDKTVIKAPFSGRLGLRLVSEGAYISPSVAIGTLQQTDKVKIDFAVPEAYADLLKTGRTVGVRANGGAANLKATISAIEPQINTATRNIKVRARLETGTLNAGAFVKVLLNDRKSGIVVPSNAVIPDALSNQVVIVKGGKAVFQNVEIGIRNSDVVEIVNGLQVNDTVIVSGVLYVRPNSVVQIKKVIPGLASRVME, from the coding sequence ATGAAATTCAACTTGTTAACCGTATTTGCCTTTATTTTGATAGCAGTAACTTCTTGTACAACTAAGGGAGGCGATACTACTGAAAAAAAACAGAAGCCGCCTGTAGCCGTTGATGTTTTAATTGCTGAAGAAGGTGAATTTGATAGTGATATTGAGGTAAACGGAACTGTCCTTTCAGAAGAAATGGTTGAGCTTCATCCCGAAGTTAGCGGCCGGCTTACGTTTCTCAATATTCCTGATGGCGTTTTTGTTAAGGAGGGGACTGTTCTTGCTAAAATTAACGATGCTGACCTTCAGGCGCAACTTCAACAGCAAAAAGTTCAGCTTCAGCTGGCTGAGAAGACCGAGGAACGGCTCAGGCAATTACTTTCTGCCAAAGGAGTAGATCAGGCAACGTATGATGCAGCTCTTTCGCAGGTAAATCTGATTAACGCCAATATTAACGTTTTAAGGGCTCAAATTGACAAAACAGTTATCAAAGCTCCTTTCAGTGGAAGGCTGGGCCTTCGTTTAGTAAGCGAGGGTGCTTATATTTCACCTTCAGTGGCCATAGGGACTTTACAACAAACCGATAAAGTCAAAATAGACTTTGCTGTTCCTGAAGCTTACGCTGATTTGTTAAAAACAGGCAGAACTGTTGGTGTCAGAGCCAATGGGGGTGCAGCCAATCTGAAAGCTACTATCAGTGCCATTGAACCTCAAATCAATACCGCTACCCGCAATATCAAAGTCAGAGCCAGGCTCGAAACAGGAACCTTAAATGCAGGTGCATTTGTAAAAGTGTTGTTAAACGATAGAAAATCAGGTATTGTTGTTCCTTCCAATGCTGTTATTCCTGATGCATTGTCAAATCAGGTTGTTATAGTTAAAGGTGGGAAAGCCGTTTTTCAAAATGTAGAGATTGGAATCAGAAACAGTGATGTGGTTGAAATTGTAAACGGGCTTCAGGTAAACGATACTGTAATAGTTAGCGGAGTTTTGTATGTTAGACCAAATTCGGTGGTTCAGATTAAGAAAGTCATACCCGGTTTGGCATCCAGGGTGATGGAATAA
- a CDS encoding isoprenyl transferase: protein MDLKEKIDLANLPQHIAIIMDGNGRWAKNRGEMRVFGHQNGVESVRQTSTAAAELGVKYLTMYAFSTENWKRPKCEVDALMNLLVQTLNAELGTLMENNIRLRAIGDLSHLQDSCYAQLKETMELTRNNTRMDLILALNYSGRWEIAEAARKIALDVENGHLISSAVTPDLFTSYLETKDIPDPELLIRTSGENRISNFLLWQIAYAELYFSPKLWPDYRKDDLYEAIIDYQNRERRFGMISEQIK from the coding sequence ATGGATCTTAAGGAAAAAATAGACCTGGCAAATTTACCCCAACACATTGCTATCATTATGGATGGGAATGGCCGGTGGGCGAAAAACAGAGGGGAAATGAGGGTCTTTGGCCACCAGAACGGTGTTGAATCGGTAAGGCAAACCTCTACTGCTGCAGCAGAGTTGGGCGTTAAATACCTGACGATGTACGCCTTCTCAACCGAAAACTGGAAAAGGCCCAAATGTGAAGTAGATGCGCTTATGAATCTGCTTGTGCAAACACTGAATGCCGAATTAGGAACGCTTATGGAGAATAATATCAGACTCAGGGCCATTGGTGATTTAAGTCATCTGCAGGATAGTTGCTATGCTCAGCTTAAAGAAACCATGGAACTTACCCGTAACAATACGCGTATGGACCTGATTCTGGCTCTTAATTACAGCGGAAGATGGGAAATTGCCGAAGCTGCCCGAAAAATTGCCCTTGATGTTGAAAATGGCCATTTAATTTCATCGGCTGTTACCCCCGATTTATTTACCAGCTACCTTGAAACAAAAGATATTCCAGACCCCGAATTACTTATCAGAACCAGTGGAGAAAACCGTATCAGCAATTTTTTGCTTTGGCAAATCGCCTATGCTGAACTCTATTTCTCTCCTAAACTATGGCCCGATTACAGGAAAGACGATCTGTATGAAGCTATTATTGATTACCAGAACCGCGAACGCCGTTTCGGAATGATTAGTGAACAAATAAAATAA
- a CDS encoding MarR family transcriptional regulator, producing MSDERQATAEQPWGRVFSMLGKGYLRLLRTKLAHLDIDRHYYALVLIESFNNRISQQELSLLLGMDKVSVVRVVHYLSEKGYIVRKKSEEDKRKFNLCLTRKAISALPEIKQAIKELNELSINGLNNSQKTGLIETVAKLRSNLNDNLTNI from the coding sequence ATGAGTGATGAAAGGCAGGCTACTGCAGAGCAACCATGGGGCAGGGTGTTTTCCATGCTTGGCAAAGGTTATCTGCGGTTATTAAGAACTAAACTGGCTCATCTTGATATTGACCGCCATTACTATGCTTTGGTTTTAATTGAAAGTTTTAATAACAGGATTTCACAACAGGAACTATCCTTACTGCTTGGTATGGATAAGGTTAGTGTTGTAAGGGTTGTTCATTATCTTTCCGAAAAGGGCTATATAGTCAGAAAAAAGAGTGAAGAAGATAAGCGTAAATTCAATCTTTGTCTTACCCGGAAGGCCATTTCGGCATTACCTGAAATAAAGCAGGCAATCAAAGAGCTTAATGAATTAAGTATAAATGGATTAAACAACTCTCAAAAAACAGGGTTAATTGAAACTGTTGCAAAGCTCAGAAGCAATTTAAACGATAATTTAACAAATATATGA
- a CDS encoding OmpH family outer membrane protein — MKNILKFFLILAIAVSAMQVSAQKTQKLGHINFAQLYEMMPGQDSIKTAFNAYQEQLQSQFQAMQAEYETKLNDYQSNQATMSNIIKQTKEKEILDLQRRIQDFQQTAQEDLQAKEAELTAPIIDKARTAVKDVAKENGYNFIFNSTEGLLLYTESADDIMPLVKKKLGLK, encoded by the coding sequence ATGAAAAACATTTTGAAATTCTTCCTTATCCTGGCGATTGCAGTTTCTGCTATGCAGGTAAGTGCCCAGAAAACCCAGAAATTAGGCCATATCAATTTTGCTCAGCTTTATGAAATGATGCCTGGTCAGGATTCTATTAAAACAGCTTTTAACGCTTATCAGGAACAACTTCAAAGTCAGTTTCAGGCTATGCAGGCTGAATATGAAACAAAGCTGAATGATTATCAGAGCAATCAGGCTACCATGTCAAATATAATTAAGCAAACCAAAGAGAAAGAAATTCTTGATTTGCAGCGCCGTATTCAGGATTTCCAGCAAACTGCTCAGGAAGACCTGCAGGCAAAAGAAGCTGAACTTACAGCGCCTATTATTGACAAAGCCCGCACTGCTGTGAAGGATGTGGCTAAAGAAAATGGTTATAACTTTATCTTCAATTCAACTGAAGGCCTCCTGCTTTATACTGAATCTGCTGATGATATTATGCCATTGGTAAAGAAAAAATTAGGCCTGAAGTAA
- a CDS encoding T9SS type A sorting domain-containing protein, protein MKKSLALFSAFIVLLSASPLVINAQSEINSKSQRMTLHNEVQDDAYVAMPSSLKKTSPAYKSRSSVFFTIQANVDENGNNILNDAANEPSIAVDPLNPDRMAIGWRQFDNVGNNFRQAGVAFTTDGGESWTFPGVIDQGVFRSDPVLDADNQGNFYYNSLTSSNGEYFCRVFRSDDGGNSWDGGVPAQGGDKQWMEIDKTGGPGEGNIYSFWTSYYSYCYPGNFTRSTDGGDYYEDCVSVDGNPYWGTLAIGPESELYIVGTGYNDGLVVVKSMNAHDPDAFVAWDYYTYVDMDGQMASGPDVNPGGLLGQASIAVNPADGPGKGDVYVLVSVERLTNNDPGDVMFAKSIDGGLTFSDPVRINDDLSASNTQWFGTMSVAPNGRIDVVWLDTRDAPAFSPLLSSLYYSFSLDGGETWSENERLSDSFDPHLGWPNQQKMGDYFDMYSDNSSAHLAWANTLNSEQDVYYGRITPVITGVSDNTDNDLLLNLSAYPNPFSLNSRIVYKLQKASQVNIELYDMVGKRLALLQNGFQTAGSYSVSVDAGLLAKGVYFCKVKAGNETHTIRLIKVD, encoded by the coding sequence ATGAAAAAATCCCTTGCATTGTTTAGCGCATTTATTGTTCTTTTATCGGCCTCTCCTTTGGTCATAAATGCTCAAAGTGAAATAAATAGCAAAAGCCAGAGAATGACTTTGCACAACGAAGTTCAGGACGATGCCTATGTTGCTATGCCTTCTTCCTTGAAAAAAACATCTCCTGCATATAAAAGCCGGAGTTCGGTTTTTTTTACAATTCAGGCCAATGTTGATGAAAATGGGAATAATATTTTAAATGATGCGGCAAATGAACCGTCTATTGCGGTTGATCCCTTAAATCCTGACAGGATGGCTATAGGATGGCGGCAGTTTGATAATGTCGGGAATAATTTCAGGCAGGCCGGTGTGGCTTTTACAACTGACGGTGGTGAATCCTGGACTTTCCCCGGTGTCATTGATCAGGGCGTGTTTCGTTCAGACCCTGTGTTAGATGCTGATAATCAGGGTAATTTTTATTATAATAGTCTTACATCAAGTAATGGAGAGTATTTTTGCAGGGTATTCAGAAGCGATGATGGCGGAAATTCATGGGATGGTGGTGTGCCTGCTCAGGGCGGTGATAAACAGTGGATGGAAATAGACAAAACCGGTGGACCCGGCGAAGGAAATATTTATTCTTTCTGGACATCTTACTACAGTTATTGTTACCCGGGAAATTTTACCCGCTCTACCGATGGAGGTGATTATTATGAAGATTGCGTTAGTGTTGATGGAAATCCTTACTGGGGTACCCTGGCCATTGGTCCTGAAAGTGAGCTGTATATTGTCGGCACTGGTTATAATGATGGACTGGTGGTTGTAAAAAGTATGAACGCTCATGACCCCGATGCTTTTGTGGCCTGGGATTATTATACCTATGTTGATATGGATGGCCAAATGGCTTCAGGACCTGATGTGAACCCCGGTGGATTGCTCGGGCAGGCTTCTATTGCTGTAAACCCGGCAGATGGACCCGGAAAGGGAGATGTTTATGTTCTTGTTTCAGTTGAACGACTAACTAATAACGATCCTGGTGATGTTATGTTTGCCAAAAGCATTGATGGAGGACTTACTTTTTCTGACCCTGTAAGAATTAATGATGACCTGTCTGCCAGCAATACTCAATGGTTTGGTACAATGTCAGTCGCTCCCAATGGCAGAATTGATGTAGTTTGGCTCGATACCCGTGATGCTCCTGCCTTTTCTCCCTTATTATCATCACTTTATTATTCCTTTTCACTCGACGGAGGCGAAACATGGTCAGAAAATGAGCGGCTCTCAGATTCATTCGATCCTCATTTGGGATGGCCTAACCAGCAAAAAATGGGAGATTACTTCGATATGTATTCTGATAACTCCAGTGCTCACCTGGCATGGGCCAATACTTTAAATAGTGAACAGGATGTTTATTACGGCCGTATTACTCCTGTTATAACTGGTGTTTCTGATAATACCGATAATGACCTTTTACTGAATCTTAGTGCTTATCCCAATCCTTTCAGCCTTAATTCACGCATTGTGTATAAGTTACAAAAAGCTTCTCAGGTGAATATTGAACTGTATGATATGGTGGGTAAAAGATTGGCACTGCTTCAAAATGGATTTCAGACTGCAGGTAGTTATTCAGTATCTGTTGATGCCGGATTGCTTGCAAAAGGGGTCTATTTTTGCAAGGTTAAAGCTGGTAATGAAACCCATACCATCAGACTTATTAAAGTGGATTAG
- a CDS encoding efflux RND transporter permease subunit has translation MNISELSIKRPILATVMNLFLILFGVIGYTFLGVREYPAIDPPMITVSTSYAGSNADIVESQITEPLEKSINGIPGIRTISSTSSVGSSRINVEFNIDADLEAAANDVRDKVSQAVRNLPQDIDAPPVVSKADANSDFIILLAVQSPTKGLLELSDYAENVLQNKFQTIPEVSAVTVVGQKRPAMRIWIDPDKLNAYNLAFNDVTDVLNKENVEIPSGKIYGNKTELTIRAMGNLTTEKEFRDLIVRANDDGIIRLGDVAVVELGPERYEQSWKLNGVSSVGIAISPQPGANYIEISDEFNKRLDEIVRSQKGDISFQTLIDTTRNVRKSLNEVAETLLIAILLVIMVIFFFFRNWLIALRPLIDIPISLIFTFFIMYVLGYSVNILTLLAIILATGLVVDDGIVVTENIFRKIEKGMPVRKAAIDGSKEIFFVVIATSITLAIVFLPVLFLQGFVGSLFREFGVVLAVAVLVSSFVSLTITPVLNVFLNQKGAQHGRFYNATEPFFSGMEQGYRKLITRFIKYRWMAWAIVLACLALIYFVGTNLQREIAPIEDKGNVRLQIIGPEGASYPYMIETANRIADYMMDSVPEQDFSFVAVPGFGSSGVNSGFGRIGFVPADERERTQSEIARDLGRKFARFNNVRVFPVEEQTISVGLGSRGSLPVQFVIQNLDFNKLKEVIPKFLEEARNDTTFQNVDVNLKFNKPELDITIDRIKAREFGLTVTDIAGVLQSAFSGRRLAYFIMNGKQYQVISQVGLGNRQAPADISNLYVRNNKGENISLASVVKIEPNANPPSLYHYNRYKAATISASLAEGKTVGDGVAVMQAIADKMLDESFQTSLSGPSRDYAESSSNIVFAFLLALVLIFLVLAAQFESFRDPLTIMITVPLAIAGAMLSLWVFKQTLNIFSEIGMIMLIGLVTKNGILIVEFANKKRESGLAKRQAVIDAATLRLRPILMTSLATSLGALPIALSLGSAATSRIPLGIVVVGGIMFSLILTLFVIPAVYTYISGKRDVESVDIEDIN, from the coding sequence ATGAATATTTCCGAATTATCAATAAAAAGACCGATTCTGGCTACAGTGATGAACCTCTTTCTCATCCTGTTCGGGGTTATCGGCTATACCTTTTTGGGTGTAAGAGAATATCCAGCCATTGATCCGCCAATGATAACGGTAAGTACTTCATATGCTGGCTCAAATGCTGATATTGTTGAGAGTCAAATAACAGAACCTCTTGAAAAATCAATCAATGGAATACCCGGTATTCGTACCATTTCTTCTACCAGTTCGGTTGGCAGCAGCCGGATAAATGTTGAATTTAACATTGATGCTGATTTGGAAGCTGCAGCAAATGACGTTCGTGACAAAGTTAGTCAGGCGGTTCGTAATCTTCCTCAGGATATTGATGCACCCCCGGTAGTATCAAAAGCTGATGCAAATAGTGATTTTATAATTTTACTGGCGGTACAGAGTCCTACAAAAGGTCTTCTTGAATTGAGCGATTACGCTGAAAATGTATTGCAGAACAAGTTTCAGACCATCCCGGAAGTAAGCGCAGTAACTGTTGTTGGGCAAAAACGCCCTGCCATGCGCATCTGGATTGATCCCGATAAGCTGAATGCCTATAATCTGGCGTTTAATGATGTGACAGATGTTCTGAACAAAGAGAATGTTGAAATCCCATCTGGCAAAATCTATGGCAATAAAACTGAGCTGACCATCAGGGCAATGGGGAATTTGACGACGGAAAAGGAGTTTAGAGATTTGATTGTAAGGGCTAATGATGATGGCATCATCAGGCTTGGTGATGTAGCTGTAGTGGAGTTGGGCCCTGAGCGGTATGAGCAAAGCTGGAAACTCAACGGAGTGAGTTCGGTGGGTATTGCCATTTCTCCTCAACCCGGTGCAAACTATATTGAAATTTCCGATGAATTCAATAAACGGCTTGATGAGATTGTAAGATCGCAAAAGGGCGATATCTCGTTCCAGACTCTCATTGATACTACCCGGAATGTGCGCAAATCACTGAATGAAGTTGCTGAAACGCTGCTCATTGCTATTCTTCTGGTGATTATGGTGATTTTTTTCTTTTTCAGAAACTGGCTTATTGCTTTGCGCCCGCTGATTGATATCCCTATTTCATTGATCTTTACGTTCTTTATCATGTATGTGCTGGGGTATTCAGTCAACATACTTACTTTATTGGCCATAATTCTGGCAACCGGCCTTGTAGTTGATGACGGGATTGTTGTGACCGAAAATATATTCCGAAAAATTGAAAAGGGGATGCCAGTAAGAAAGGCTGCTATTGACGGGAGTAAGGAGATATTTTTTGTTGTCATTGCAACCTCTATTACTTTGGCCATTGTTTTTCTTCCTGTGTTATTCCTGCAGGGTTTTGTAGGTAGTTTGTTTCGCGAATTTGGCGTGGTGCTGGCAGTAGCTGTGCTGGTTTCTTCATTTGTTTCACTCACCATCACACCTGTTCTCAACGTTTTTTTAAATCAAAAAGGTGCGCAGCACGGCAGGTTTTACAATGCAACAGAGCCTTTCTTTTCGGGAATGGAGCAAGGATACCGGAAACTGATTACCCGTTTTATAAAATACAGATGGATGGCCTGGGCTATTGTTTTGGCCTGTCTTGCCTTGATTTATTTTGTTGGCACCAATTTACAACGCGAAATTGCTCCGATTGAAGATAAAGGTAATGTTCGTTTGCAAATTATTGGCCCTGAAGGGGCAAGTTATCCATACATGATTGAAACGGCTAACCGTATTGCCGATTACATGATGGATTCTGTGCCGGAGCAGGATTTTTCTTTTGTTGCTGTACCCGGATTTGGCAGCTCAGGTGTCAATAGCGGTTTTGGAAGAATAGGTTTTGTACCTGCCGATGAACGGGAACGAACACAAAGTGAAATAGCCAGAGACCTGGGGCGCAAATTCGCCAGGTTTAACAACGTGAGGGTTTTTCCTGTTGAAGAACAGACTATATCTGTTGGTCTGGGTTCCAGAGGCTCTTTACCGGTTCAGTTTGTAATTCAAAACCTTGATTTTAATAAACTCAAGGAAGTTATTCCAAAATTCCTGGAAGAAGCCAGAAATGATACTACTTTTCAAAACGTGGATGTGAATCTCAAATTCAATAAACCCGAACTCGATATTACCATTGACAGAATAAAAGCCCGCGAATTCGGGCTGACGGTGACTGATATTGCAGGCGTGCTGCAAAGCGCTTTTAGCGGTCGCCGACTGGCTTATTTTATTATGAATGGGAAGCAATATCAGGTAATCAGTCAGGTTGGGCTCGGCAACAGGCAGGCACCGGCCGATATTTCAAACCTTTATGTGAGGAATAACAAGGGCGAAAATATTTCATTAGCTTCAGTTGTTAAAATTGAACCCAATGCAAATCCTCCTTCACTTTATCATTATAACCGATATAAAGCTGCGACAATTTCAGCCTCACTGGCCGAAGGAAAAACAGTGGGTGACGGTGTTGCTGTTATGCAGGCTATTGCTGATAAAATGCTTGATGAGAGCTTTCAGACTTCATTAAGTGGACCATCTCGTGATTACGCTGAGAGTTCATCCAATATAGTATTTGCATTTTTGTTGGCTTTGGTTCTTATCTTTTTGGTGCTGGCTGCACAGTTTGAAAGTTTCAGAGACCCGCTTACCATTATGATTACAGTGCCTTTGGCTATTGCAGGAGCTATGCTGAGCCTTTGGGTTTTCAAACAAACACTGAATATTTTTTCTGAAATTGGAATGATTATGCTTATTGGGCTGGTGACCAAAAATGGAATTCTAATTGTTGAGTTTGCCAACAAAAAGAGGGAGTCGGGATTGGCAAAACGGCAAGCTGTAATTGATGCTGCCACATTGCGCCTTCGCCCTATTTTAATGACCAGTCTGGCTACTTCGTTAGGTGCATTGCCTATTGCATTAAGCCTGGGTTCTGCTGCCACAAGCCGTATTCCCCTGGGCATTGTGGTTGTAGGGGGTATCATGTTTTCACTGATATTGACCTTGTTCGTTATCCCGGCTGTTTATACCTATATTTCAGGAAAGAGAGATGTTGAAAGTGTTGATATTGAAGATATTAATTAA
- a CDS encoding OmpH family outer membrane protein — MKKTLMIAAILFATAASSFAQKFAYVDSEFILENIPEYADAKTEVDELSIQWQSEIEAKFNEIDQLYKSFKAEAVLLPDDIKSKREDEIIAKEKAAKDLQKQRFGKEGDLFKRRQELIKPIQEKIYNAIESIATTDNYAVIFDKAGSVSMMYSNPRYDISEEVLDKLGYSYKTRK; from the coding sequence ATGAAGAAAACTTTAATGATTGCCGCCATTTTATTTGCAACAGCTGCTTCGTCATTTGCGCAGAAATTTGCTTACGTTGACAGTGAGTTTATTCTCGAAAACATTCCGGAATACGCTGATGCTAAAACTGAAGTAGATGAATTGTCTATTCAATGGCAAAGTGAAATAGAGGCTAAATTCAACGAAATAGACCAACTTTACAAAAGCTTTAAAGCTGAAGCTGTGCTGCTTCCCGATGATATTAAAAGCAAACGTGAAGACGAAATCATTGCAAAGGAAAAGGCTGCAAAAGACTTACAGAAACAAAGGTTTGGCAAAGAAGGCGATTTGTTCAAACGTCGTCAGGAGTTAATTAAACCCATTCAGGAAAAGATTTACAATGCCATTGAATCTATTGCTACAACTGACAATTATGCTGTTATTTTCGACAAAGCAGGCAGTGTTTCAATGATGTACTCTAATCCAAGGTATGATATCAGCGAAGAAGTGCTGGATAAACTCGGGTATTCTTATAAAACCAGAAAGTAA
- a CDS encoding BamA/TamA family outer membrane protein, which translates to MRLSQRVIALFLLFFSVTVQAQIRLGDDLSEIDYSSPKEYIIGGVTVSGVQYLDHNVLIMLSGLQVADRIEVPGDKIRKAIEKLWSQGLFEDVRISATSIKDDLIFLDIHLEERPRLSKFSFKGVRKSEADDLREKIKLVKGDVVTDNVIIRTTNIIKKHFNGKGFLSADVNIEQSRDSAKSNEVTLQILVDKGSKVRIDQINFIGNHNLSDASLKRSMKKTKDKAVFKPFNALDQLVLKSPRAFSTLNLDTISGFATSVVQDNFKFRIFKTSKFIQEDFKEDKASIIAKYNEQGYRDAIIVQDTVYKVDAKTINIDIKVDEGPRYYFGNIKWVGNTKYSAAQLNEVLKIQKGDVYNQSELDANLNYNPNEIDISTLYLDDGYLFFQVVPVEVRVENDTIDLEMRIREGKQATINKVIVKGNSRTNDHVVMRELRTRPGQLFSRSDIIRTTRELAQLRYFDPEKIVPNPIPNPAAGTVDIEYNVEETSSDQIELSGGWGYGRVVGTLGLSFNNFSARKLFQGSAWRPIPSGDGQKLSLRMQSYGKGYISYSASFTEPWLGGKKPNSFSVSYYHSLYSNGVSKSNESYQAFKIDGLSFMLGKRLQWPDDFFTLMQRVSLQTYNLSNYGNIFAFGNGNGVYRNYSYGITLARNSIDSPIFQRSGSEVSLSLDVTPPYSLFSNKDYKTLEDQEKYKWIEYHKWKFSASLYRQIIGNLVLSARVKYGFLGQYNNDIGITPFDRYYLGGDGLSGANNLDGREIIGMRGYANESLTPDYYKNKNVGATIYNKSTLELRYPLSLNPSATIYVMGFLEAGNAWKEFKYFNPFSLKRSAGVGVRVFLPMFGLLGLDWGYGFDDVPGIPTANKGQFHFSINQSID; encoded by the coding sequence ATGAGACTCAGCCAACGCGTAATTGCTTTATTTCTGCTCTTTTTCTCTGTTACGGTGCAAGCCCAAATCCGACTCGGTGATGATTTGAGTGAAATTGACTATTCAAGCCCTAAAGAATATATCATTGGAGGTGTGACTGTGAGTGGTGTGCAGTATCTCGACCACAATGTGCTGATTATGCTATCAGGCTTGCAAGTGGCCGATAGAATTGAAGTCCCTGGCGACAAAATTAGAAAAGCAATTGAAAAGCTCTGGTCGCAAGGCCTTTTTGAAGATGTACGCATCTCAGCAACCAGCATAAAAGATGACCTGATATTTCTTGATATTCACCTTGAAGAACGGCCCCGGTTGTCTAAATTCTCTTTTAAAGGCGTTCGCAAATCTGAAGCTGACGATTTGCGCGAGAAGATTAAATTGGTAAAGGGAGATGTGGTTACTGATAATGTTATAATACGTACTACTAATATTATTAAAAAACACTTTAACGGTAAGGGCTTTTTAAGTGCTGATGTAAATATTGAACAATCTCGTGATTCTGCTAAATCTAATGAGGTTACCCTTCAGATTTTGGTTGACAAAGGCTCAAAAGTGAGGATTGACCAAATCAATTTTATCGGAAATCATAACCTGTCCGACGCTTCTTTGAAGCGTTCGATGAAAAAAACCAAGGATAAAGCAGTTTTCAAACCATTTAATGCACTTGATCAACTTGTTTTGAAATCACCACGGGCTTTTTCAACTTTAAACCTTGATACCATTTCTGGTTTTGCAACTTCTGTTGTTCAGGACAATTTTAAATTCAGAATTTTCAAAACTTCTAAATTTATTCAGGAGGATTTTAAGGAAGATAAAGCATCCATTATTGCCAAATATAATGAACAAGGCTATAGAGATGCAATCATTGTACAGGACACTGTGTATAAAGTTGATGCAAAAACCATCAATATTGATATTAAAGTAGACGAAGGTCCCAGGTACTATTTTGGTAATATCAAGTGGGTTGGAAATACAAAATATTCTGCTGCTCAGTTGAATGAAGTACTAAAAATCCAAAAAGGAGATGTTTATAACCAGAGCGAACTCGACGCAAACCTTAATTATAACCCTAATGAAATAGATATCAGTACACTTTATCTTGATGATGGTTATCTGTTTTTTCAGGTAGTACCGGTTGAAGTGAGGGTGGAGAATGATACTATTGACCTCGAAATGCGCATCCGCGAAGGGAAACAGGCCACCATTAACAAGGTAATTGTGAAAGGAAACTCCCGTACTAACGACCATGTGGTTATGCGTGAGTTGCGTACACGACCCGGTCAGCTCTTCAGCCGCTCTGATATTATTCGTACCACCCGTGAGTTAGCTCAATTAAGATATTTCGACCCCGAAAAAATCGTTCCCAACCCTATTCCTAACCCTGCTGCAGGAACTGTTGATATTGAATACAATGTTGAAGAAACATCCAGTGATCAGATTGAACTTTCAGGAGGATGGGGCTACGGAAGAGTAGTAGGAACGCTTGGGTTATCATTTAATAATTTTTCAGCCCGCAAACTTTTTCAGGGTAGTGCCTGGCGTCCAATTCCATCCGGCGATGGACAAAAGTTAAGCCTTCGAATGCAATCTTACGGCAAAGGATATATCAGTTATAGTGCTTCTTTTACCGAACCATGGCTTGGAGGCAAAAAGCCCAACTCATTCAGCGTGAGTTATTACCACTCTTTGTACTCAAATGGAGTCTCCAAATCAAATGAAAGCTATCAGGCCTTTAAAATTGACGGGCTTTCATTTATGCTTGGCAAACGTTTACAATGGCCCGATGACTTCTTTACCCTTATGCAAAGGGTTAGTCTGCAAACGTATAATCTGAGCAATTACGGCAACATCTTTGCTTTTGGTAATGGGAATGGCGTTTATCGTAATTACAGTTACGGTATCACCCTGGCCCGTAATTCTATTGACAGCCCTATCTTCCAGCGCTCCGGTTCTGAAGTGTCACTTAGTCTTGACGTTACTCCTCCTTATTCTTTATTTAGCAATAAAGACTATAAAACACTTGAAGATCAGGAAAAATACAAATGGATTGAGTACCACAAATGGAAGTTCAGCGCCTCGCTTTACAGGCAGATTATTGGCAACCTGGTGCTAAGTGCCCGTGTAAAATATGGCTTTCTGGGTCAATACAACAACGATATCGGTATTACTCCTTTCGACAGGTATTACCTAGGAGGTGACGGCTTGTCCGGTGCCAATAATCTTGATGGCCGCGAAATCATTGGCATGAGAGGCTATGCCAATGAAAGCCTGACACCTGATTACTATAAAAATAAAAATGTAGGTGCTACTATCTACAACAAAAGTACGCTGGAGCTAAGGTATCCTTTGTCGCTCAATCCTAGTGCAACTATTTATGTCATGGGCTTTCTTGAAGCTGGTAATGCCTGGAAGGAGTTTAAATACTTTAACCCATTCTCTCTAAAACGTTCTGCCGGTGTGGGAGTAAGGGTGTTTCTTCCTATGTTTGGCTTGCTTGGACTTGACTGGGGTTATGGCTTTGATGATGTGCCCGGGATACCCACTGCGAATAAGGGACAATTCCATTTCTCAATTAACCAAAGTATAGATTAA